Proteins from a single region of Ziziphus jujuba cultivar Dongzao chromosome 1, ASM3175591v1:
- the LOC107415498 gene encoding uncharacterized protein LOC107415498: MTTSKRLAEKKVAKFQKNITKRGSVPETTAKKGYDYPVGPILLGFFVFVVIGSSLFQIIRTATSGGMA, from the exons ATG ACCACCTCAAAGCGCCTAGCTGAAAAGAAAGTTGCAAAGTTTCAGAAGAACATCACGAAGAGGGGATCAGTTCCTGAAACCACAGCAAAGAAAGGATATGACTACCCAGTTGGGCCTATCCTACTAGGATTTTTTGTGTTTGTGGTTATCGGATCAT CCTTGTTTCAGATAATTAGAACAGCTACAAGCGGTGGAATGGCTTGA
- the LOC107415292 gene encoding protein NAR1, with amino-acid sequence MSEKFSPTLRIGDLSDFIAPSQACIVSLKGLKSSSSNPSANKPEVSTSNQQLKTEPVKISLKDCLACSGCVTSAETIMLEKQSLDEFLSNVNKGKPVIVSLSPQSRASLAVHFGISPLQVFKKLTTLFKSLGVKAVFDTSCSRDLALIETCNEFIAWYKKSQMNDDERCNTSLPMLSSACPGWICYAEKQLGSYILPYISSVKSPQQTIGAIVKNLICQQMDLRPDEVYHVTVMPCYDKKLEASRDDFVFQVESEAKASENEGIKITEVDSVLTSGEVLELIQLKGVDFKALEESPLDRMLTNVTEEGELYGVCGSSGGYAETVFRYAAKLLFGKEIKGPLDFRTIRNSDFREVTLEVEGKTVLKFALCYGFRNLQNIVRKIKIGKCDYHFLEIMACPSGCLNGGGQIKPKPGQSAKDLIQLLETVYMENVLVADPFSNPFVKRLYDEWLEQPGSEKAKRHMHTEYHPVVKSITAQLHNW; translated from the exons ATGTCTGAGAAATTCTCTCCGACGCTTCGGATTGGAGATCTAAGCGATTTCATAGCGCCGTCTCAGGCTTGTATAGTCTCTCTTAAGGGACTCAAATCTTCCTCCTCCAATCCTTCAGCTAATAAACCTGAG GTTTCGACTTCTAACCAGCAATTGAAAACAGAACCGGTAAAGATTTCGCTCAAGGATTGCTTAGCATGCAG TGGGTGTGTCACATCAGCAGAGACCATTATGCTGGAAAAGCAAAGTTTGGATGAGTTTCTTTCTAATGTCAATAAAGGGAAGCCAGTAATCGTCTCCCTCTCTCCGCAGTCAAGAGCTTCACTTGCAGTTCATTTTGGCATTTCACCACTTCAG gttTTTAAGAAACTCACAACACTTTTTAAGTCCTTGGGCGTAAAGGCTGTATTTGATACAAGTTGCAGCAGAGATTTAGCCCTAATCGAAACTTGTAACGAATTCATTGCATGGTACAAAAAAAGCCAAATGAATGATGATGAAAGATGTAATACCTCCCTACCCATGCTTTCATCTGCATGTCCAG GTTGGATATGCTATGCTGAAAAACAATTGGGTTCCTATATTCTGCCCTATATATCTTCAGTTAAGAGTCCCCAGCAAACTATTGGGGCTATTGTGAAAAATCTGATATGCCAACAAATGGATCTCAG GCCAGATGAAGTTTACCATGTGACTGTAATGCCTTGTTATGATAAAAAGCTTGAGGCTTCCAGAGATGACTTTGTTTTTCAAGTTGAGTCTGAGGCCAAAGCTAGTGAGAATGAAGGTATTAAGATTACAGAGGTAGATTCAGTGTTGACTTCTGGGGAAGTTTTGGAGTTGATACAG TTAAAAGGAGTGGACTTCAAAGCCTTAGAAGAGTCTCCTCTGGATAGGAT GCTGACGAATGTTACTGAAGAAGGGGAACTTTATGGAGTATGTGGCAGCTCGGGAGGTTATGCAGAAACTGTTTTTAGATATGCTGCTAAACTTCTATTTGGAAAAGAAATCAAAGGCCCTCTGGATTTTAGAACTATTAGAAATTCAGATTTccgggaagtaactttggaa GTGGAAGGGAAAACAGTGTTGAAATTTGCATTATGTTATGGTTTCCGGAATCTGCAAAACATTGTGAGGAAGATTAAAATTGGAAAATGTGATTATCATTTCCTGGAGATTATGGCATGTCCTTCAG GTTGCTTGAATGGTGGAGGACAAATTAAGCCAAAGCCTGGGCAATCCGCGAAGGATCTGATTCAGTTGTTAGAAACTGTCTATATGGAAAAT GTTCTGGTGGCTGATCCTTTTTCAAATCCCTTCGTCAAAAGATTATATGATGAGTGGCTTGAGCAACCTGGTTCAGAGAAGGCTAAGAGACACATGCACACAGAATACCACCCTGTGGTAAAAAGCATCACAGCGCAGTTGCACAATTGGTAA